From Scyliorhinus canicula chromosome 15, sScyCan1.1, whole genome shotgun sequence:
gagggagtgctgcactgtcagatggtcagtattgaggaagtgctgcactgtcagagggtcagtactgagggagtgctgcactgtcagaggatcagtactgagggagtgctgcactgtcagagggtcagtactgaggaagtgctgcactgtcagtggttcagtactgagggagtgctgcactgtcagagggtcagtactgatggagtgctgcactgtcagagggtcagtgctgacggagtgctgcactgtcaaagggtcagtactgagggagtgctgcactgtcagatggtcagtattgaggaagtgctgcactgtcagagggtcagtactgacggagcgctgcactgtcagagggtcagtactgacggagtgctgcactgtcagagggtcagtactgagggagtgctgcactgtcagagggtcagtactgagagagtgctgcactgtcagagggtcagtattgagggagtgctgcactgtcagagggtcagtactgagggagtgccgcactgtcagagggtcagtactgagggagtgctgcactgtcagagggtcagtactgacggagtgctgcactgtcagagggtcagtactgagggagtgccgcactgtcggagggtcaatactgagggagtgctgcactgtcagagggtcagtactgagggagtgctgcactgtcagagggtcagtactgagggagtgctgcactgtcagagggtcagtactgaggaagtgctgcactgtcagagggtcagtactgagggagtgctgcactgtcagaggatcagtactgatggagtgctgcactgtcagagggtcagtgctgacggagtgctgcactgtcaaagggtcagtactgagggagtgctgcactgtcagatggtcagtattgaggaagtgctgcactgtcagggggttagtactgaaggagtgctgcactgtcagagggtcagtactgaggaagtgctgcactgtcagagggtcagtactgagggagtgctgcactgtcagagggtcagtactgacggagcgctgcactgtcagagggtcagtactgacggagtgctgcactgtcagagggtcagtactgagggagtgctgcactgtcagagggtcagtactgagggagtgctgcactgtcagagggtcagtactgagggagtgctgcactgtcagagggtcagtactgagggagtgccgcactgtcagagggtcagtactgagggagtgctgcactgtcagagggtcagtactgacggagtgctgcactgtcagagggtcagtactgagggagtgccgcactgtcggagggtcaatactgagggagtgctgcactgtcagagggtcagtactgagggagtgctgcactgtcagagggtcagtactgagggagtgctgcactgtcagagggtcagtactgagggagtgctgcactgtcagagggtcagtactgagggagtgccgcactgtcagagtgtcagtactgagggagtgctgcactgtcagagggtcagtactgacggagtgctgcactgtcagagggtcagtactgagggagtgctgcactgtcagagggtcagtactgacggagtgctgcactgtcggagggtcggtatGAGGGaaagctgtactgtcagagggtcagtactgagggagtgctgcactgtcagagggtcagtactgagggagtgcggcactgtcggagggtcggtactgagggagtgctgcactatcggagggtcagtatgaggGAAAGCTGTACTGTCAGACACTCACAAGTAAATGTAACCCTGGTGATTAAAGCTTTATTTTAAATCTTATTTCTAAGATCAACCAAAGGCCTCACTTACAGCAAGATGCTTGACACCAGAAGATACTGGAGGGAGTCCTACTTTAACTCAAAATGGCAGCAGACAGGCAGCCCACTCAAACAGCACAGACATTGAAGCTGTAACTCCATCGGGACGCCCCGTTACCCATGCTCCAATCGGACACCGAATGCGTGGCAGTGACGTGGAGCAGTTGACGCTATTAACCTCAGATAAGCAGCACGGTCAGCTGCAGTCCTACCCATCcatcaacagccacagcagcaagAAGAGCAAATCCAGTTCCAGGTCCACAGCATCTCAGATCCCTTCTGATGCAGAGGAAGGTGAGTGTAGGTTCAGGTACGTCATATTGAACGAAGCGCCTGTATCTCTGAAATCGATGGTCTGTGATTGAGAAAGACTTAATAAGTAGAAATAATAGCTGGAATGGCATGGTCTTAATGGGGTGAATGGTCCTTTCTTGTTGCCTATTAAATAAATGGGTCCTCTTGGCTCCTGTCCCTGGCTTTGAGCTCGCACTATCTGAAGTGGCTGTATTGGCCGAGGCAAACAAGTGAAGAAAAAACCCAGAAATGCTGTTCCTCGTCATTATCCAACAAACCTTTTTGGGACTGTCTATGGCTTTGGATGTCCAGGCAAAATCTGGAGCTGCTGTGATGCCCAACATGGTGGACCATCCTGTCAAACATTTAGTCGACAGCTACCTGAGCGAAGTAAGAAACTTAAGTGTTACAAATACGGAAATTGAATTGAATGTCAGAAAATACCATCAAACTGAAAACCCCCAGCATGGCCTCTTCGAGTGTCTATCTGAGAGCCCTGGTGTTATGGCACAGAGCAGTACTGCTCGTGGTGATCCTGGGCTCGATCCAGCTGGGAACAGATCTCTCCTGGATGGGTAAGTGAGGGGTGGTTACTGCCGACCACAGCCCACTGGATTAGTGACGGGGTTAATATGGCCCAGACCCTCGTGAGATGTGCTATCCAATTCTATGATCTGCAGTGAATTCAGATTGGTTAATTCTCACAACATAGGACAAGCGCACCTGAAAAAACAGCGAGGCCCACTGCAAATAAAGCACTGTGCAGTGAcctctgggttagagagagagggcaaatcaactagggttcctgctcctgatcactgtgcagtgacctctgggttagagagagaggaaaaatcaactagggttcctgctcctgatcactgtgcagtgacctctgggttagagagagaggaaaaatcaactagggttcctgctcctgatcactgtgcagtgacctctgggttagagagagaggaaaaatcaactagggttcctgctcctgatcactgtgcagtgacctctgggttagagagagagagaggggaaatcagcccgtgttcctgctcctgatcactgtgcagtgacctctgggttagagagagagaggggaaatcagcccgtgttcctgctcctgatcactgtgcagtgacctctgggttagagagagagggggaaatcagccagtgttcctgctcctgatcactgtccagtgagctttgggttagagagagagggaaaatcagccagtgttcctgctcctgatcactgtgcagtgacctgtgggttagagagagagagaggggaaatcagcccgtgttcctgctcctgatcactgtgcagtgacctctgggttagagagagagagggaaatcagccagtgttcctgctcctgctcctaatcactgtccagtgagcttTGGGttagagggaggggggatatcaACTAGGGTACCTGATCCTGATTACTGTCCAGTGACCTCTGGACTGAGTCGGCAGCCGGagcgccgagttcccgatggatgacaGCACATGTGACGGACGCAGTCGGGAACaaggccggtcggggcagagcaTGGGGTATGGGACTCAGGCAACGTCCTCAGGCCGTCGGTAAGCACGCGCCGTACTCAGCGAGTTCGACACCTTGgatgggcggagcatcgcaaaagctgcGCCAATCACGATTTTGTTggaaa
This genomic window contains:
- the mdfi gene encoding myoD family inhibitor isoform X2 — protein: MHRRSHAVERGHSTSQGADSSTGDQPKASLTARCLTPEDTGGSPTLTQNGSRQAAHSNSTDIEAVTPSGRPVTHAPIGHRMRGSDVEQLTLLTSDKQHGQLQSYPSINSHSSKKSKSSSRSTASQIPSDAEEDCCVHCILACLFCQFLTWCNIVLDCATCGTCSSDSSCCFCCGSEECVPCDLPCDLDCGIIDACCESADCLEICMECCGLCFSS